CCGAGGCCCCCGCCGCCGAAGCCGAGAAGCCGGCCGAGGACGAGAAGCCGGCCGAGGCCGAGCAGGCCTGACCCGTCAGTCCGAGTTGACGGCGGGAGCGGCCCGTATCCACCAGCGCCTTCGGCGCGGTGGAGTCCGCTCCCGCCGTTGACCCGTAGGTCAGCGCAAGGACGCGCCTTCCGGCTCCATGGGGCGCATCCGCAGATCTTCGATCTTCCAGACTTCGAGAGAGATTCACAGACTCATGGCGAACTACACCGCCGCCGACGTCAAGAAGCTCCGTGAGCTCACGGGCGCCGGCATGATGGACTGCAAGAAGGCGCTGGACGAGGCCGAGGGCAACGTCGAGAAGGCCGTCGAGGCACTCCGCATCAAGGGCCAGAAGGGCGTCGCCAAGCGCGAGGGCCGTTCCGCCGAGAACGGTGCCGTCGTCTCGATCATCGCCGACGACAACGCCTCCGGTGTCCTGGTCGAGCTGAAGTGCGAGACGGACTTCGTCGCCAAGGGTGACAAGTTCCAGGCCGCGGCCAACACCATCGCCGAGCACGTCGCCAAGACCTCCCCGGCCGACCTCGAGGCCCTGCTCGCCTCCGAGATCGAGGCCGGCAAGACGGTCCAGGCGTTCGTCGACGAGGCCAACGCCAACCTGGGCGAGAAGATCGTCCTGGACCGCTTCGCGCAGTTCGCCGACGGCTACGTGACGGCGTACATGCACCGCACGATGCCCGACCTCCCCCCGCAGATCGGTGTCCTCGTCGAGCTGGACAAGCCGAACGCGGAGATCGCCAAGGGCGTCGCCCAGCACATCGCCGCCTTCGCGCCGAAGTACCTCTCCAAGGAGGACGTGCCGGCCGACGTCGTCGAGTCCGAGCGCCGCGTCGCCGAGGAGACCACCCGCGCCGAGGGCAAGCCCGAGGCCGCCCTGCCGAAGATCGTCGAGGGTCGCCTCAACGGCTTCTTCAAGGACGCCACGCTGCTCGGCCAGCCGTACGCGCTCGACAACAAGAAGTCCGTCCAGAAGGTCCTGGACGAGGCCGGTGTCACCCTGAAGCGCTTCACGCGCATCAAGGTCGGCATCTGAGTCCGTACCGCGCTCGACGCCCGACCCCGATAGGGTCGACAGCAGTCGTCCGCGTACGCCGTCACATAAGTGGCGGACGACAGCAGATCTGACGAGGAGGCCATTGCCGTATGGGATGCGAAACCCGCCCCACCGGCAATGGCCTTCTTGGTATGTGCAACACGTGAAAGAGGCGGGATCCCCCATGACCAAGGCCCAGAAGAGCGACGACGGCAAAGTGCGCGGCCGGTTTCTGCTGAAGCTGTCCGGAGAGGCCTTCTCCGGTGGCGGGGGCCTTGGCGTCGACCCCGACGTGGTGCACAAGATCGCCCGTGAGATCGCGGCCGTCGTGCGCGACGGCGCGGAGATCGCGATCGTCATCGGCGGCGGCAACTTCTTCCGCGGTGCCGAACTGCAGCAGCGCGGCATGGACCGGGCCCGCTCCGACTACATGGGCATGCTCGGCACGGTCATGAACTGCCTCGCCCTCCAGGACTTCCTGGAGAAGGTGGGCGTGGACTGCCGGGTGCAGACCGCCATCACCATGGGCCAGGTCGCCGAGCCCTACATCCCGCTGCGCGCCGTGCGTCACCTGGAGAAGGGCCGTGTGGTCATCTTCGGCGCCGGGATGGGCATGCCGTACTTCTCCACCGACACCACCGCGGCCCAGCGCGCCCTGGAGATCGACGCGGAGGCGCTGCTGATGGGCAAGAACGGCGTGGACGGGGTCTACGACTCCGACCCCAAGACCAACCCGGACGCGGTGAAGTTCGATCACCTCGGCTACGGCGAGGTCATCACGCGCGATCTGAAGGTCGCCGACGCCACGGCCGTGACGCTGTGCCGCGACAACAAGCTCCCGATCGTGGTCTTCGAGCTGCTGGCGGAGGGCAACATCGGACGTGCCGTCAAGGGTGAGAAGATCGGCACGCTGGTGGGGGACCCCGGCAGCCGGGACTGACACCCCGGGTACAACCCCGTCCGGGGGACGGACGGGACGGAGCCGGGCCGGGGGATGGACAATGTCCTGTCGGTCGGGAACCGTGCAGGAAGAAGACGCGACGCAGCCGGCCGCCGCCCCACATGGAACCGCAGCCGGGCCTACTCAAGACACGCAGGAGCAAGTGGTGATCGAAGAGACCCTCCTCGAGGCCGAGGAGAAGATGGAGAAGGCCGTCGTGGTCGCCAAGGAGGACTTCGCCGCGATCCGCACCGGCCGTGCGCACCCGGCGATGTTCAACAAG
This is a stretch of genomic DNA from Streptomyces hawaiiensis. It encodes these proteins:
- the tsf gene encoding translation elongation factor Ts; translated protein: MANYTAADVKKLRELTGAGMMDCKKALDEAEGNVEKAVEALRIKGQKGVAKREGRSAENGAVVSIIADDNASGVLVELKCETDFVAKGDKFQAAANTIAEHVAKTSPADLEALLASEIEAGKTVQAFVDEANANLGEKIVLDRFAQFADGYVTAYMHRTMPDLPPQIGVLVELDKPNAEIAKGVAQHIAAFAPKYLSKEDVPADVVESERRVAEETTRAEGKPEAALPKIVEGRLNGFFKDATLLGQPYALDNKKSVQKVLDEAGVTLKRFTRIKVGI
- the pyrH gene encoding UMP kinase; this encodes MTKAQKSDDGKVRGRFLLKLSGEAFSGGGGLGVDPDVVHKIAREIAAVVRDGAEIAIVIGGGNFFRGAELQQRGMDRARSDYMGMLGTVMNCLALQDFLEKVGVDCRVQTAITMGQVAEPYIPLRAVRHLEKGRVVIFGAGMGMPYFSTDTTAAQRALEIDAEALLMGKNGVDGVYDSDPKTNPDAVKFDHLGYGEVITRDLKVADATAVTLCRDNKLPIVVFELLAEGNIGRAVKGEKIGTLVGDPGSRD